The following coding sequences are from one Streptomyces sp. NBC_01485 window:
- a CDS encoding CGNR zinc finger domain-containing protein produces the protein MDGLRFDAGRVCLDLLATAHPCERLDAVGPLGAWIRGCGLVPPGTPLAHADASWPPAFRELRRDVGRLVHGWLARSDAGVYDLALARVNDVARGAPPTPRAVRGEDGALVRALDGPPECAALLAAVARDAVELLTDPVVRAGLRQCAGDNCPIVYVDTSRGRRRRWCSSEVCGNRERVARHRRRVAALARG, from the coding sequence ATGGACGGGCTTCGGTTCGATGCCGGGCGGGTCTGTCTCGACCTGCTCGCGACCGCGCATCCCTGTGAACGGCTCGACGCCGTCGGGCCGTTGGGGGCGTGGATCCGTGGGTGCGGGCTCGTCCCGCCGGGCACCCCGCTCGCCCACGCCGACGCTTCCTGGCCGCCGGCCTTCCGGGAACTGCGGCGTGACGTCGGCCGGTTGGTGCACGGGTGGCTGGCCCGCAGCGATGCCGGGGTGTACGACCTCGCCCTCGCGCGGGTCAACGACGTCGCCCGGGGCGCGCCCCCGACCCCCCGTGCCGTACGCGGTGAAGACGGGGCGCTCGTGCGGGCGTTGGACGGGCCGCCGGAGTGTGCCGCGCTGCTCGCCGCCGTGGCCCGGGACGCGGTGGAGCTGCTCACCGATCCCGTCGTGCGGGCGGGGCTGCGGCAGTGCGCCGGGGACAACTGCCCGATCGTGTACGTCGACACGTCCCGGGGGCGCAGGAGGCGCTGGTGTTCCAGCGAGGTCTGCGGGAACCGGGAGCGGGTCGCACGCCACCGCCGGCGCGTGGCGGCACTCGCGCGCGGGTGA
- a CDS encoding sigma-70 family RNA polymerase sigma factor, with translation MSQPSEPDEELMRALYREHAGPLLAYVLRLVAGDRQRAEDVVQETLIRAWKNAGQLNRATGSVRPWLVTVARRIVIDGHRSRQARPQEVDPSPLEVIPAEDEIDKALWLMTLSDALDDLTPAHREVLVETYFKGRTVNEAAETLGIPSGTVRSRVFYALRSMKLALEERGVTA, from the coding sequence ATGTCCCAGCCCTCGGAGCCTGACGAGGAGCTGATGCGTGCTCTGTATCGGGAGCATGCCGGACCCCTGCTTGCGTATGTCCTGCGCCTGGTTGCCGGAGACCGGCAGCGTGCCGAGGACGTCGTACAAGAGACGCTCATCCGTGCCTGGAAGAACGCCGGTCAGCTCAATCGGGCGACCGGATCGGTACGCCCCTGGCTGGTGACGGTCGCACGTCGCATCGTCATCGACGGCCACCGCAGCCGGCAGGCCCGGCCGCAGGAGGTCGACCCGTCGCCGCTGGAGGTCATTCCTGCGGAGGACGAGATCGACAAGGCGCTGTGGCTGATGACGCTGTCGGACGCGCTCGACGACCTGACCCCGGCCCACCGGGAAGTGCTCGTCGAGACGTACTTCAAGGGGCGCACCGTCAACGAGGCGGCCGAGACGCTGGGCATACCCAGCGGCACCGTTCGCTCTCGGGTCTTCTATGCCCTGCGGTCGATGAAGCTGGCTCTGGAAGAGCGGGGGGTGACGGCGTGA
- a CDS encoding nitrate/nitrite transporter, with amino-acid sequence MTAPSTAPAPPSPTKKGSRWIEEWDPENETFWNAKGEKIARRNLLFSVLSEHIGFSIWTLWSVLVLFMGPEYGLTPADKFLLTSMVTLVGAVVRVPYTFAVAVFGGRNWTIVSAGLLLIPTVAAFTVMEPGTSFNTFLLVGLLAGIGGGNFASSMTNINAFFPLRKKGWALGLNAGGGNIGVPVIQLIALGVIGASGGPRVLLGIYIPLILVAATLAALFMDNLASVKNDTGAAIDAAKDGHTWIMSFLYVGTFGSFIGYSFAFGQVLTNQFGRTPLQAAYLTFIGPLLGSLIRPVGGWLADRYGGARITLYNYVGMAAATAVLVFASMQKSLPLFVAVFVVLFVLTGLGNGSTYKMIPGIFQAKAVAKGLSGEEAARYGRRLSGASMGLIGAVGALGGVGINLAFRQSFLSYGSGTGAFVAFLAFYAACFVVTWAVYLRRPAPGRVTAAGTASQAESQLSYAEV; translated from the coding sequence ATGACAGCCCCTAGTACAGCCCCCGCACCCCCGTCGCCCACGAAGAAGGGGAGCCGCTGGATCGAGGAGTGGGACCCGGAGAACGAGACCTTCTGGAACGCGAAGGGCGAGAAGATCGCCCGCCGTAACCTGCTCTTCTCCGTCCTGTCCGAGCACATCGGCTTCTCGATCTGGACCCTGTGGTCCGTGCTGGTGCTCTTCATGGGCCCGGAGTACGGCCTCACCCCGGCCGACAAGTTCCTGCTGACGTCGATGGTGACGCTGGTCGGGGCGGTCGTGCGGGTGCCGTACACCTTCGCCGTCGCGGTCTTCGGCGGCCGGAACTGGACGATCGTCTCCGCCGGCCTGCTGCTGATCCCCACGGTCGCCGCGTTCACGGTGATGGAGCCGGGGACCTCCTTCAACACGTTCCTGCTGGTCGGCCTGCTGGCGGGCATCGGCGGCGGCAACTTCGCCTCCTCCATGACCAACATCAACGCCTTCTTCCCGCTCCGCAAGAAGGGCTGGGCGCTCGGGCTCAACGCGGGCGGCGGCAACATCGGCGTGCCGGTGATCCAGCTGATCGCCCTCGGCGTCATCGGGGCGAGCGGCGGGCCGCGCGTGCTGCTCGGGATCTACATCCCGCTGATCCTCGTCGCCGCGACCCTCGCCGCGCTGTTCATGGACAACCTCGCGTCCGTGAAGAACGACACCGGCGCCGCGATCGACGCGGCGAAGGACGGCCACACCTGGATCATGTCCTTCCTCTACGTCGGCACGTTCGGCTCGTTCATCGGGTACTCCTTCGCCTTCGGCCAGGTGCTGACCAACCAGTTCGGCCGGACGCCCCTCCAGGCGGCCTACCTCACCTTCATCGGCCCGCTGCTCGGCTCCCTCATCCGGCCCGTCGGCGGCTGGCTCGCCGACCGCTACGGCGGCGCCCGCATCACCCTGTACAACTACGTCGGCATGGCCGCCGCCACCGCCGTCCTGGTCTTCGCCAGCATGCAGAAGTCGCTGCCGCTCTTCGTCGCCGTCTTCGTGGTGCTGTTCGTCCTCACCGGGCTCGGCAACGGGTCGACGTACAAGATGATCCCCGGCATCTTCCAGGCGAAGGCCGTCGCCAAGGGGCTGTCGGGCGAGGAGGCGGCCCGCTACGGGCGCCGGCTGTCCGGCGCGTCCATGGGGCTCATCGGGGCGGTCGGCGCGCTCGGCGGGGTCGGCATCAACCTGGCCTTCCGGCAGTCCTTCCTCTCCTACGGCTCCGGGACCGGCGCCTTCGTCGCCTTCCTCGCCTTCTACGCGGCGTGCTTCGTGGTCACCTGGGCCGTATACCTTCGCCGCCCGGCCCCCGGCCGCGTCACCGCCGCCGGTACCGCCTCGCAGGCCGAGTCGCAGCTCAGCTACGCCGAGGTGTGA
- a CDS encoding uroporphyrinogen-III synthase gives MYQGQQRPDTGPEAAAEHGPLAGFTVGVTAARRAEELGALLQRRGAAVLHAPALRIVQLADDGELLAATQGLIDQAPDVVVATTAIGFRGWVEAADGWGLGEQLLARLGGVELLARGPKVKGAIRAAGLTEEWSPSSESMAEVLDRLLEEGVEGRRVAVQLHGEPLPGFVESLRVAGAEVVGVPVYRWMPPEDISPLDRLLDAAVSRGLDAITFTSAPAAASLLSRAQERGLLAELLAAFQHDVLPACVGPVTALPLQAQGVDTVSPERFRLGPLVQLLCRELPGRARALPVAGHRMEIRGHAVLVDGCLKPVPPAGMSLLRALARRPGWVVPRSDLLRALPGAGRDEHAVETAMARLRTALGAPKLIQTVVKRGYRLALDPAADAKYADA, from the coding sequence ATGTACCAGGGACAGCAACGACCGGACACCGGCCCCGAGGCCGCCGCCGAACACGGGCCCCTCGCGGGCTTCACCGTGGGCGTGACGGCCGCGCGCCGGGCCGAGGAGCTCGGCGCGCTGCTCCAGCGGCGCGGGGCGGCGGTGCTGCACGCGCCCGCCCTGCGCATCGTGCAGCTCGCCGACGACGGTGAACTGCTCGCCGCCACCCAGGGCCTCATCGACCAGGCGCCGGACGTCGTCGTCGCCACCACGGCCATCGGCTTCCGCGGCTGGGTCGAGGCCGCCGACGGCTGGGGGCTCGGCGAGCAGTTGCTCGCCCGGCTCGGCGGCGTCGAGCTGCTGGCCCGCGGGCCCAAGGTCAAGGGCGCCATCCGGGCCGCCGGGCTGACGGAGGAGTGGTCGCCGTCGAGCGAGTCCATGGCCGAGGTGCTCGACCGGCTGCTGGAGGAGGGCGTCGAGGGCCGCCGGGTCGCCGTCCAGCTGCACGGCGAGCCGCTGCCGGGGTTCGTGGAGTCGCTGCGGGTCGCGGGCGCGGAGGTCGTGGGGGTGCCCGTCTACCGGTGGATGCCGCCGGAGGACATCTCGCCGCTCGACCGGCTCCTCGACGCCGCCGTCTCCCGCGGACTGGACGCCATCACCTTCACCAGCGCGCCCGCCGCCGCGTCCCTGCTGTCGCGGGCGCAGGAGCGCGGGCTGCTGGCCGAGCTGCTCGCCGCCTTCCAGCACGACGTGCTGCCCGCCTGCGTCGGGCCGGTCACCGCGCTGCCGTTGCAGGCGCAGGGCGTGGACACCGTCTCCCCGGAGCGGTTCCGGCTCGGGCCGCTCGTGCAGTTGCTGTGCCGGGAGCTGCCGGGGCGGGCGCGGGCGCTGCCGGTCGCCGGGCACCGGATGGAGATCCGGGGGCACGCCGTGCTGGTGGACGGCTGCCTGAAGCCGGTGCCGCCGGCGGGGATGTCGTTGCTGCGGGCGCTGGCGCGGCGGCCGGGGTGGGTCGTGCCGCGCTCCGATCTGCTGCGGGCGCTGCCCGGTGCGGGGCGCGACGAGCACGCCGTCGAGACGGCGATGGCCCGGCTGCGGACGGCACTCGGCGCGCCGAAGCTGATCCAGACGGTGGTGAAGCGGGGGTATCGGCTGGCGCTGGATCCCGCCGCCGACGCGAAGTACGCGGACGCGTAG